A segment of the Nitrosopumilaceae archaeon genome:
TTCAACACTAATTTCAATTCAGTATACCTGTCTTAATTGTCCTTAAATGCTTTAACTTTCTACCCTAGGTGCTAAATAGAAATGAATTCTACCTATGTTTGCTACTTTGAATTCTAATCTTAGTGGCATCTTAGTAGAATATTCGCAAACCACTGTTCCTGCAACAGTCCCCACAGCTTTTACAATACTGTTAAGATATTCCAAACTGTAGGTTGCTGTACTTTCTTCTTTTACCTCAATTTCCGGCATTTCTGTCATTCCCTTTTCTAGTGTAATTACTGCCTCTCCAGAATCACCTCTTCCAGAAAATTCAGCTTTGGATGCAGTTGCACTTATTGAAAGATATTCTGAAACAACTTGTATATCACCTAGAATTTTGTCAAACTCCGTTGAAGTAACCCCAATCCTTGCATTATATGAGATTTT
Coding sequences within it:
- the pcn gene encoding proliferating cell nuclear antigen (pcna) is translated as MVFSAKTNGSDEWKAVISAISTLVEEATFEATGEGIAFRGMDPSHVALIDIAWPNSAFEKYECDNDVKFGVRIDEFSKLIKRADKKDSIEVSISEENLLLVTIGKNKKYKMRLIESSATDTPLPKISYNARIGVTSTEFDKILGDIQVVSEYLSISATASKAEFSGRGDSGEAVITLEKGMTEMPEIEVKEESTATYSLEYLNSIVKAVGTVAGTVVCEYSTKMPLRLEFKVANIGRIHFYLAPRVES